CTCTTATTCGCGTAATCCGTACACGCTACGTAGATGCCATTACGACAGGGTGGGAATCAACTAAGCCGTAGAAAGAAAATCCGGGGATTGTATAAACCAAACGACGGAACTCATCGACTCTATCAAATTCGGAGTAACAAAGAAAGCCTTCGGGGCTTCATGAGAATGATTCATTCCAGTGACGATATCTTTACAATTATATCGATGAAAtcacacaataaaaaaacatttctacaaACTAAGTAAAAATTGACATGATAATTCACCAATATGTACTCACTTTACTGAAGTATCCGACCGTATGGCAGCCCTCGGAATCGCCGATTGTCATGACGTAGAAAAGAAACGGTTCGACGTcgtaatataatgttttatgatCCAGGAAGAACTTCGCTAACAAGCAAAGATTTTGACAATACTGCTTATATCGCTTACCGTCCACTTCCCACACGCCTATTTTATCCTTTCtgtaaaacaataaatcaaaaatgaaattattaccCTAATCTGAATCGTTCAAATTacaaatgttacataattttagtaaaatcaatgtaaaatactaatatattttattacaataaatatagactatatttattgtaaatttttgaacaaatatatctgcaaaatattaataaaactagaTTAAAGgagaacaaattaaatttctctccttaattttttgttgtgtgtacacacacacacacacacacacacaagcgcgcgcgcgcgcgcgcatatgtgtatatatatatatatatatatatgcattatcAATTCGACTACAAAAACATGcgattatatatatcattacgtTTTGATAGTCGAATTGATAAGAATGTAAATTTGTATCTTGgttgatttgttattttacaattataatttctttatagttTTTTCGGACATTCAAGGaggagagaaatattttataaatgcttattagcatcataattattaaatcgcTCGTCAAATTCGTGATATGTCGTATTTCGGTGCAAGGTATTTCAAAACCGACAAATATTAGGTGCGCAGTTTGCATTGACtagaaattgtaatttccACTTAGAcaatgaattattatataacatagacaatgaattattatataacgtgCGTACATCTAGTGTTGGCTCACAGTAGCATTactcgatattttttaaaaaattatctttcgtttttttaatgttccaTAAAGCGTAAAATGTAAgtgtaatgtaataatattcaatagaATGAGCTTACCTGTACACTTCGTGTCCTGGTGGATGCTTCCACAAACACTTTTCTCGATGTCTTCTTAAAACTTGACGACTTTTCGCATATCTTAAACAATATTCACAAAGATAAAGCTTCGGAGCACGACTATATTCCTCAGGATATGGACTTTGATACCAAACTTCCATTTCCCATTTTCCCATTTCTACAACTCTAGTGCCACCGCCATTTCTACCTTCTCCATCGTAATCCAATTCTTGTAATTCCTTTTccttaaagataaaataaatataaggaGAAAagtgcaataatatatttaaaagaaaaacgtaatactaatattattttaatctaataaattaattactcaTAATATGATACTATACTAATTAaagcataaattaaatacttacaATCATTTaatacttacaattttttcactgGCAATCGCCTGGGCTTCCATAAACAGCTTTAAGTCATAATCAGGTGTAAGATTGTTCAACCGAGGTTGCTTGTCCTTTTCGTTCCCTTGCAATTCACCGCCGCTATCACTGTCATTACCGTCACCGGTGTTACCTTTCCATTTATTTCTCATTTCTCGTACTTTAAGTTGATAATTACGTTGTTCGGTAGTTTGATGAACGCCCTTAGGTTTCTTTGCTAGATTTATTATCGCTTTTTTGCGCTCTTCCTCtcgtttttttctctctttgtaaAATTCCCTGAAAAcccaatatcaattttatacaatggTCCTCAAATGCATGtgttttttatctattttaatattagtgTCGATCTCAAACTAGAATGTGAGATGCAACTTACATGCAAGCCTGAGGTGTGGTATTGTGATACAGTGGACACGCTTCTAGAGTAAAATGCAAATCGAGTTTGCCAGAGAGATGACCTCGTGAATCACATGATGCAGCCAGCGGACATTCACGTTCTTTTGTCGCGCGTGTTCGATTGTAAGATGCTTGATTTGTTCTACCACCTGTAGCACTGGAGGTACTACTATTCTGTGTCGATCTACCGGCTCCGGAGGATTGTCTAACGGCAGCAGACGGACCAGCGCGTTTGACAGGCGATTTACTCGTACTCCTTTTGCTCTCAGCTACTCTCAacaaatcataatttaattacactcATTTCTTTATCTGAGAATACTACCATAAGCAAAAAGATActtgaataaaacaaataatctcataaaatttatttaaaaattattgcagagcgtaaaaaaacttgaattatagacttaaaaaaacaattaaaaatttttttttaataaaataaatataaaatcaagatAAAAACCATTTATGCTTATACCTGTATCAGATTCGGAATCACTATCTGCTTTCGTTTGTAACTGCAGAAATTTATTTCCTTTGCGCGTTTGCAGTTTCCGCTTGCCTTTTGCCACCGTTTTCGAAGATGACGCTTCACGATCGTCCATTTCTTTCTCACTTGCGGACGCATCTCCGTCGTTGTCGCTCTTTACAGCGCCTgttcagaaaaattatattagtttcTTTCTCTTCGACGCATCAACGTatcaataagaaatttaacaaacCTTGTCGTCTTGTAACTGCTTTTTGCGGTTTTACCGAAGCAACTGCCACCGAAGGTCTTTTGGGCGGCATACTCGTTACATTATTACTCGTCAGCGAACTTGATTGTGTCTCCTTCTTTTTTGGTTGAGGTTGAGAGCTGGTGATGCTTTCTGATGATTCCGAGTCCGAACTGCTGTCTGAACTGCCTGAAGATGCCGAACCACCAGAACTCTTTGAACTTGCAGAACTGTCCGACTTCTGTTGTACAGGCTTCGCAACTATGTAACACATTAAAAGCAAtgttaagtttatttaaaaaatcaaaacaattgcaatttgtgtgtgtgtgtaaataatatGGAGGAAACAAATATTGTTTAGATAAGTAAATGGTgtatattttgcagaaataaaataaagtctaTGGATAATCACCTAGAAAAATGTAGGACAAAAGATTTGAAGATAGAGAAGAGTTATCGATATGGACTACTTTGTGTctgaattacatttttaaaaagatattctgAGTACCAAAGTTCCAGAATAtcaaaaaagcattttttttttgttacaaaagaGCTATAACAAATTGATTTTTGGAACTCTGCATATGTATTTGTACAAatctaaataatatgtattttaattatgataaaattcatatatttcttaaagcaataaaacaaaacatgtatacttacaaaaataatacatgttGCTAATCACTTACTTTACACTTTTTGTTAACCCATTAAGACCTCTAACTAGATTAACAAAATTAGCTAAgcaatgatttaaaaaagcataaaaatcaatcattttttacataaaaagcattctgcaaaaattaaatttgtaattaattgttacaaattaataaaaattaactgtaaagaaaaactttaCGATTACGATAATCAATTCTACAGgaaaaatcactaaaaaaaacatgtaacaaaaagttTGACATGTATTATATACCATATACATTGGTTGtgtattattagtttattaacGGGACATATACTTCATGTATGTTATTCTTTATAAGAACGACTTTAttagtaacaaaaattttagcaacattagtttaaaaaaagtattttaaaataaaaattgtttagttttaaaatgagAATACTCCCttgagtaaaaataaaattttggaaacaTAATTAGAGATAAATACGGAAACAAGAAAGTGTCTCCTatcagattaaaaatttttaatccatcgttttgaattttgcaataattaagttatttgtaagaaaagcaaaaatgtgtttttgacaaaataaatccCAAAACCATAGTAAAcagtaatattacattttctttttctttttacataaaccatttctataaataataaacattaatgtatataaaaattcttaaacatctttcattttaatataaaacgtttttttatcagtttatctaaatatattatgctGTTACACAAGATGCAACATGCAGCACAACGAtgtgtaaatattagattagattaggttacaatttaataaatagatttcATAATACTGTGTGTCATTTTATCCTATACGACTTTTACTATCTTGTAGTACGAGTTTACGCTACACcccaattttatatttaaaaccgctttataaaaaaaataagagacagaaaaatacaaatagtTTTAGCACActacaaatatgtaataatatactcactattgtttaaattacacaatttgcaaaaaaattgttagaataatatttgtctTTAAAGAGTTCgttttttgctaattttatatataaacaagttatttacatataaattatgttttttttttatagtttttattttttttaattaatattattttaaatataatgtttagtttctgagaaa
This genomic window from Monomorium pharaonis isolate MP-MQ-018 chromosome 8, ASM1337386v2, whole genome shotgun sequence contains:
- the LOC105833403 gene encoding histone acetyltransferase KAT7 isoform X4, producing the protein MRGSTAKMTPKRKTTSSESTSTSSSGSSTSSSSSSDSESSSSDSENSSSSANSQKVSDTDRTKKKVPFPSVTRHVKSKASEAVSVPPPMENKGKDRQPLKSRPSVYSSESEESPSKAKSPQKRKPPAKPKATATVAPVVKTQRSPAKPVSMSGQHKAAPISKPAPVKPSKFSGSTSANSKPPEKSGKTTEPVQKKLKKKSIFSPENSSESDSGVSAKVSAVKPTSGSSKSSKNPPAKAKLSETKQKSVAASRPVAKPVQQKSDSSASSKSSGGSASSGSSDSSSDSESSESITSSQPQPKKKETQSSSLTSNNVTSMPPKRPSVAVASVKPQKAVTRRQGAVKSDNDGDASASEKEMDDREASSSKTVAKGKRKLQTRKGNKFLQLQTKADSDSESDTAESKRSTSKSPVKRAGPSAAVRQSSGAGRSTQNSSTSSATGGRTNQASYNRTRATKERECPLAASCDSRGHLSGKLDLHFTLEACPLYHNTTPQACMEFYKERKKREEERKKAIINLAKKPKGVHQTTEQRNYQLKVREMRNKWKGNTGDGNDSDSGGELQGNEKDKQPRLNNLTPDYDLKLFMEAQAIASEKIEKELQELDYDGEGRNGGGTRVVEMGKWEMEVWYQSPYPEEYSRAPKLYLCEYCLRYAKSRQVLRRHREKCLWKHPPGHEVYRKDKIGVWEVDGKRYKQYCQNLCLLAKFFLDHKTLYYDVEPFLFYVMTIGDSEGCHTVGYFSKLGFQ
- the LOC105833403 gene encoding uncharacterized protein DDB_G0284459 isoform X1, with amino-acid sequence MRGSTAKMTPKRKTTSSESTSTSSSGSSTSSSSSSDSESSSSDSENSSSSANSQKVSDTDRTKKKVPFPSVTRHVKSKASEAVSVPPPMENKGKDRQPLKSRPSVYSSESEESPSKAKSPQKRKPPAKPKATATVAPVVKTQRSPAKPVSMSGQHKAAPISKPAPVKPSKFSGSTSANSKPPEKSGKTTEPVQKKLKKKSIFSPENSSESDSGVSAKVSAVKPTSGSSKSSKNPPAKAKLSETKQKSVAASRPVAKPVQQKSDSSASSKSSGGSASSGSSDSSSDSESSESITSSQPQPKKKETQSSSLTSNNVTSMPPKRPSVAVASVKPQKAVTRRQGAVKSDNDGDASASEKEMDDREASSSKTVAKGKRKLQTRKGNKFLQLQTKADSDSESDTAESKRSTSKSPVKRAGPSAAVRQSSGAGRSTQNSSTSSATGGRTNQASYNRTRATKERECPLAASCDSRGHLSGKLDLHFTLEACPLYHNTTPQACMEFYKERKKREEERKKAIINLAKKPKGVHQTTEQRNYQLKVREMRNKWKGNTGDGNDSDSGGELQGNEKDKQPRLNNLTPDYDLKLFMEAQAIASEKIEKELQELDYDGEGRNGGGTRVVEMGKWEMEVWYQSPYPEEYSRAPKLYLCEYCLRYAKSRQVLRRHREKCLWKHPPGHEVYRKDKIGVWEVDGKRYKQYCQNLCLLAKFFLDHKTLYYDVEPFLFYVMTIGDSEGCHTVGYFSKFLVAGSPLIPLTETDPSGRLLSLSQGPKFPLPSLFPLFHIYTRFSLFLITSIPILFLSCSSSTSPSYHVDTHTWAGVSTHMHTRRLRIVSFGPLLPRQLATARPEIPGVQIPSRPSVRAPRVKALKDLRDVTNERMSLGEKSCHCVKGQILGEICLNCIIVCNFDIKMVITFSAI
- the LOC105833403 gene encoding histone acetyltransferase KAT7 isoform X2; the encoded protein is MRGSTAKMTPKRKTTSSESTSTSSSGSSTSSSSSSDSESSSSDSENSSSSANSQKVSDTDRTKKKVPFPSVTRHVKSKASEAVSVPPPMENKGKDRQPLKSRPSVYSSESEESPSKAKSPQKRKPPAKPKATATVAPVVKTQRSPAKPVSMSGQHKAAPISKPAPVKPSKFSGSTSANSKPPEKSGKTTEPVQKKLKKKSIFSPENSSESDSGVSAKVSAVKPTSGSSKSSKNPPAKAKLSETKQKSVAASRPVAKPVQQKSDSSASSKSSGGSASSGSSDSSSDSESSESITSSQPQPKKKETQSSSLTSNNVTSMPPKRPSVAVASVKPQKAVTRRQGAVKSDNDGDASASEKEMDDREASSSKTVAKGKRKLQTRKGNKFLQLQTKADSDSESDTAESKRSTSKSPVKRAGPSAAVRQSSGAGRSTQNSSTSSATGGRTNQASYNRTRATKERECPLAASCDSRGHLSGKLDLHFTLEACPLYHNTTPQACMEFYKERKKREEERKKAIINLAKKPKGVHQTTEQRNYQLKVREMRNKWKGNTGDGNDSDSGGELQGNEKDKQPRLNNLTPDYDLKLFMEAQAIASEKIEKELQELDYDGEGRNGGGTRVVEMGKWEMEVWYQSPYPEEYSRAPKLYLCEYCLRYAKSRQVLRRHREKCLWKHPPGHEVYRKDKIGVWEVDGKRYKQYCQNLCLLAKFFLDHKTLYYDVEPFLFYVMTIGDSEGCHTVGYFSKEKNSFLNYNVSCILTLPPYQRQGYGRLLIDFSYLLTRVEKKIGSPEKPLSDLGLISYRSYWKDVLLQYLCNFGGKEISVKDISKEMAIDSYDIVSTLQALGMMKYWKGKHIILKKQDVIDDYKERVKRRGPVYKEIDPECLKWNPFQPPKTPSASN
- the LOC105833403 gene encoding histone acetyltransferase KAT7 isoform X5; this translates as MRGSTAKMTPKRKTTSSESTSTSSSGSSTSSSSSSDSESSSSDSENSSSSANSQKVSDTDRTKKKVPFPSVTRHVKSKASEAVSVPPPMENKGKDRQPLKSRPSVYSSESEESPSKAKSPQKRKPPAKPKATATVAPVVKTQRSPAKPVSMSGQHKAAPISKPAPVKPSKFSGSTSANSKPPEKSGKTTEPVQKKLKKKSIFSPENSSESDSGVSAKVSAVKPTSGSSKSSKNPPAKAKLSETKQKSVAASRPVAKPVQQKSDSSASSKSSGGSASSGSSDSSSDSESSESITSSQPQPKKKETQSSSLTSNNVTSMPPKRPSVAVASVKPQKAVTRRQGAVKSDNDGDASASEKEMDDREASSSKTVAKGKRKLQTRKGNKFLQLQTKADSDSESDTAESKRSTSKSPVKRAGPSAAVRQSSGAGRSTQNSSTSSATGGRTNQASYNRTRATKERECPLAASCDSRGHLSGKLDLHFTLEACPLYHNTTPQACMEFYKERKKREEERKKAIINLAKKPKGVHQTTEQRNYQLKVREMRNKWKGNTGDGNDSDSGGELQGNEKDKQPRLNNLTPDYDLKLFMEAQAIASEKIEKELQELDYDGEGRNGGGTRVVEMGKWEMEVWYQSPYPEEYSRAPKLYLCEYCLRYAKSRQVLRRHREKCLWKHPPGHEVYRKDKIGVWEVDGKRYKQYCQNLCLLAKFFLDHKTLYYDVEPFLFYVMTIGDSEGCHTVGYFSKAG
- the LOC105833403 gene encoding histone acetyltransferase KAT7 isoform X3; translated protein: MRGSTAKMTPKRKTTSSESTSTSSSGSSTSSSSSSDSESSSSDSENSSSSANSQKVSDTDRTKKKVPFPSVTRHVKSKASEAVSVPPPMENKGKDRQPLKSRPSVYSSESEESPSKAKSPQKRKPPAKPKATATVAPVVKTQRSPAKPVSMSGQHKAAPISKPAPVKPSKFSGSTSANSKPPEKSGKTTEPVQKKLKKKSIFSPENSSESDSGVSAKVSAVKPTSGSSKSSKNPPAKAKLSETKQKSVAASRPVAKPVQQKSDSSASSKSSGGSASSGSSDSSSDSESSESITSSQPQPKKKETQSSSLTSNNVTSMPPKRPSVAVASVKPQKAVTRRQGAVKSDNDGDASASEKEMDDREASSSKTVAKGKRKLQTRKGNKFLQLQTKADSDSESDTAESKRSTSKSPVKRAGPSAAVRQSSGAGRSTQNSSTSSATGGRTNQASYNRTRATKERECPLAASCDSRGHLSGKLDLHFTLEACPLYHNTTPQACMEFYKERKKREEERKKAIINLAKKPKGVHQTTEQRNYQLKVREMRNKWKGNTGDGNDSDSGGELQGNEKDKQPRLNNLTPDYDLKLFMEAQAIASEKIEKELQELDYDGEGRNGGGTRVVEMGKWEMEVWYQSPYPEEYSRAPKLYLCEYCLRYAKSRQVLRRHREKCLWKHPPGHEVYRKDKIGVWEVDGKRYKQYCQNLCLLAKFFLDHKTLYYDVEPFLFYVMTIGDSEGCHTVGYFSKLDRKIDRSDRKYPFSQFHNPTNGVTEEENVGNSSRSSSNESSEVEEGAAISTGERMRRKPTGGFSKRRELPEARRRNRRRAPGWTEERDRRGRRVARRNHRKREEAKRMKETAEW